One Candidatus Bathyarchaeota archaeon DNA segment encodes these proteins:
- a CDS encoding 3-ketoacyl-ACP reductase: MEDARITDGVWNSRPVALITGAARGIGAAIAVELARNGFDIAVNDICEPEQASQVLDGIKAAGCKAIFIRADISIKEDRERMLSTMKSSFGRIDILVNNAGIAPKVRADILEASEESFDQVLAVNLKGPYFLTQIIARWMIELKQQKADLDPKIINISSISAYTSSINRGEYCISKAGLSMMTKLYADRLAEYGINVYEIRPGIILTHMTEPVKEKYDRLISEGITPIKRWGKPEDVAKAVVAIAKGYFPFSTGEVFNVDGGFHLKRL; encoded by the coding sequence ATGGAAGATGCTCGTATAACAGATGGAGTCTGGAATAGTCGCCCAGTCGCCCTGATAACTGGGGCGGCAAGAGGGATCGGCGCGGCGATAGCGGTTGAACTTGCAAGAAATGGTTTCGACATCGCCGTGAATGACATATGCGAGCCTGAACAAGCTTCTCAAGTGCTAGATGGGATAAAGGCGGCTGGATGTAAGGCGATCTTCATTAGGGCAGACATATCAATCAAAGAGGATAGAGAAAGGATGCTGTCAACAATGAAGTCTTCTTTTGGACGTATAGATATTCTTGTAAACAATGCTGGCATTGCACCAAAGGTGAGAGCTGACATCCTTGAAGCGTCTGAGGAGAGCTTTGACCAGGTTTTAGCGGTTAACTTGAAGGGACCATACTTTCTAACACAGATCATTGCGAGATGGATGATCGAACTTAAGCAGCAAAAGGCGGACCTAGACCCGAAGATCATAAACATATCGTCGATATCAGCCTACACATCCTCAATTAACAGAGGCGAGTACTGCATATCCAAGGCGGGATTAAGTATGATGACGAAGCTCTACGCCGATAGACTTGCAGAATATGGAATAAATGTTTATGAGATAAGGCCCGGAATAATTTTAACCCACATGACCGAGCCGGTCAAAGAAAAGTACGACCGCCTAATCTCAGAAGGCATAACGCCTATTAAACGGTGGGGAAAACCTGAAGATGTCGCAAAGGCGGTAGTCGCTATCGCCAAAGGGTACTTCCCATTCTCAACGGGCGAAGTCTTCAATGTGGATGGAGGATTTCACCTAAAGAGGCTCTAA
- a CDS encoding alpha-glucosidase/alpha-galactosidase: MREGPKITFIGAGSARWTSRILVDIFLNEGLRGSKIWLMDINDYRLKVVSTLAKRFVDELKVPAEVHSTKDRSEAIREADFVISTALPMGYLYYERMRDISEEHGYYRGINSVEWNYVGDYHTIWGYYLFKLHLEIARDIENLAPHAWFFIVSNPVLELSTMVGRETKVNVAGICHGFLGYRAALEVLAMRLAKEKLGKNITAQCAAHRPEFYRELMNLVDLGEVEIEMKGLNHVIWLTKFRYKGEDGYAYLDDWIREDAEEYWAVWREHTVSPWDLDLCPAAIDMYKTYGYLPIGDSVRGGTWKYHWDLKTKQYWYGPYGGPDSEMGCAIRILEVRRGFGEMERIAFDTSRPLSQMLQLRPSGEVLVPLMDSIYNDKPADSYETPWFGGKVRNPIYANVMNRGTIPNIQDDVTIETHVKVDGNGIHPIPRDAIPSKIRKYAMLPRIMRAEWALEANLKGGRDTLAHWLLMDIRTKCLRQVDEVIDGILKAPGNEEMAEHFK, from the coding sequence ATGCGTGAAGGTCCAAAGATAACATTTATAGGGGCTGGTAGCGCCAGGTGGACGAGCCGGATCCTTGTTGACATATTCTTGAATGAAGGTCTACGCGGGTCTAAGATATGGCTTATGGACATTAACGATTACAGGCTGAAGGTCGTTTCCACATTGGCTAAGAGATTTGTTGATGAGCTTAAAGTTCCTGCGGAAGTACACTCAACGAAGGACAGGTCGGAAGCCATAAGGGAGGCCGACTTCGTTATATCGACCGCTCTTCCTATGGGATACCTGTACTATGAGAGGATGAGGGACATATCCGAGGAGCATGGATACTATAGGGGGATCAATAGCGTCGAATGGAATTATGTTGGAGACTATCACACGATATGGGGGTACTACCTCTTCAAGCTACATCTAGAGATAGCTAGAGATATTGAGAATCTGGCCCCTCACGCCTGGTTCTTCATCGTCTCAAATCCTGTTCTAGAGCTCTCCACTATGGTCGGCAGGGAGACCAAAGTTAACGTTGCAGGTATATGTCACGGCTTCTTAGGCTACAGGGCCGCCCTCGAAGTTCTAGCGATGCGTCTTGCCAAAGAGAAGCTGGGCAAGAATATAACAGCTCAATGCGCCGCGCATAGACCAGAATTTTACAGGGAGCTAATGAATCTCGTAGATCTAGGAGAAGTTGAGATAGAGATGAAGGGGTTGAACCATGTTATATGGTTAACAAAGTTTAGGTATAAGGGTGAGGATGGGTACGCTTATCTTGATGACTGGATCAGAGAGGACGCTGAGGAATATTGGGCGGTTTGGAGAGAGCACACCGTAAGCCCATGGGATCTGGACCTATGCCCAGCTGCCATCGACATGTATAAAACCTATGGCTACTTGCCTATAGGTGACAGTGTCAGGGGAGGCACATGGAAATATCACTGGGATCTGAAGACCAAACAGTACTGGTATGGGCCATATGGAGGACCAGATTCGGAGATGGGCTGCGCAATAAGAATCCTTGAGGTTAGAAGAGGCTTCGGCGAGATGGAGAGAATAGCCTTTGACACTTCAAGACCATTGTCACAGATGCTACAGCTGAGACCAAGCGGAGAGGTACTCGTACCGCTCATGGACTCAATATACAACGACAAACCTGCTGATAGCTACGAAACACCATGGTTCGGGGGCAAAGTTAGGAATCCAATTTACGCGAATGTTATGAATAGAGGAACAATACCTAACATTCAAGATGATGTTACGATTGAAACTCATGTGAAGGTAGACGGCAACGGGATCCATCCAATACCTAGAGATGCTATTCCAAGCAAGATACGCAAATATGCGATGCTGCCTAGAATAATGAGAGCGGAATGGGCTCTCGAAGCCAATCTCAAAGGAGGCAGAGATACATTGGCTCATTGGCTCCTGATGGACATAAGAACAAAGTGCTTGAGGCAAGTTGACGAAGTCATTGATGGAATACTCAAAGCTCCCGGTAATGAGGAGATGGCGGAACACTTCAAATGA
- a CDS encoding FAD-binding protein — protein MEKGTVEVLGYKIPVYSLNTVIIGSGAAGLNCADHLYANGQRDIAIVTEDIYGGTSRNTGSDKQTYYRLSLVGRTGDSPYEMAQALFSGGCMHGDIALIEATLSIQEFYHLVSLGVPFPHDEYGSYVGYKTDHDPKQRGTSAGPLTSYYMHECLLRQVRAKGIPIFDKHEAVALFRQRERVVGFLCINREEVESENFGMVLFNCTNLVLATGGPAALYKASVYPEAQRGSTGLAFEIGARGRNLTEWQYGLASVKFRWNVSGTYQQVIPRYISTDKEGHDEKEFLNEFFPSIGKLATCIFLKGYQWPFDARRILNYGSSLIDLLVYRETVKLGRRVFMDFTRNITGFKFEDLEKEAYEYLEKSDALFGTPIERLMKMNPPAVKLYADHGIDLTREPLEVAVCAQHNNGGLSGNIWWESNIKHLFPIGEVNGTHGVYRPGGSALNAGQVGGYRAAQYIAARYRDPPPKIETFLEMIRPRLEDKINLMRRLTERIDPKSRSIKEIKNEIQERMTKYAAHVRSLEGIRRALKEAYMLKENLQNRLVLSSKRELLDALEVKELTLTHIVYLEAMREYLEKGGGSRGSYIILDPNGVCPLEKLEPEWRFKPYDESLMDRICEVWLDENMSVKTEWIKVRPIPTSEGWFEKVWQEYREDRIIR, from the coding sequence GTGGAAAAGGGAACAGTCGAAGTATTGGGGTATAAGATACCAGTCTATTCTCTGAACACCGTGATAATTGGAAGCGGAGCCGCAGGGTTGAACTGCGCAGACCACCTATATGCCAATGGGCAAAGGGACATTGCTATAGTAACCGAGGATATATATGGTGGCACTTCAAGGAACACCGGATCGGATAAGCAGACCTACTACCGCTTATCTCTTGTCGGCAGGACTGGCGACAGCCCATATGAGATGGCGCAGGCTCTCTTTTCAGGGGGATGTATGCATGGGGACATCGCCCTTATAGAGGCGACACTTTCAATTCAAGAGTTCTATCATCTCGTCTCATTAGGCGTACCCTTCCCACATGATGAGTATGGCTCCTACGTAGGCTATAAGACGGATCATGATCCAAAGCAGCGTGGAACATCAGCCGGCCCGCTAACCTCCTACTATATGCATGAATGTTTACTTAGGCAGGTTAGGGCGAAGGGGATACCGATCTTTGACAAGCATGAGGCAGTGGCGCTATTTAGGCAGAGAGAAAGGGTTGTCGGGTTCCTCTGCATAAATAGAGAGGAAGTTGAATCAGAAAACTTTGGAATGGTTCTCTTCAACTGTACAAACCTAGTCCTCGCGACAGGCGGGCCCGCCGCCCTTTACAAGGCATCGGTATATCCCGAAGCACAGAGAGGAAGCACAGGATTGGCATTCGAGATTGGCGCAAGAGGAAGAAACCTAACAGAATGGCAATATGGGCTGGCCTCAGTGAAGTTTAGATGGAACGTTTCGGGAACCTATCAGCAGGTTATACCTAGATACATATCCACTGATAAGGAAGGACATGATGAAAAAGAGTTTCTAAATGAATTCTTTCCCTCCATAGGCAAGCTTGCCACATGCATATTTCTGAAAGGATATCAATGGCCATTCGATGCAAGGAGGATCCTGAACTACGGCTCTTCATTAATAGACCTCCTAGTATACCGTGAAACCGTAAAACTTGGAAGAAGAGTCTTCATGGACTTCACGAGAAATATCACAGGCTTCAAGTTTGAGGATCTGGAGAAGGAAGCTTATGAATATTTGGAGAAGTCTGACGCGCTATTCGGCACGCCTATCGAAAGGCTCATGAAGATGAACCCGCCAGCCGTAAAACTATACGCGGATCACGGTATAGACTTGACTAGGGAACCCCTAGAGGTAGCGGTCTGCGCGCAGCACAATAACGGCGGGCTCTCTGGAAATATATGGTGGGAGTCAAATATAAAGCACCTCTTTCCAATAGGAGAGGTCAACGGGACGCATGGAGTGTACAGGCCCGGAGGATCGGCACTTAACGCCGGGCAAGTTGGGGGATACCGGGCTGCACAATATATCGCCGCTAGGTATAGGGATCCGCCGCCCAAAATAGAGACGTTTCTCGAGATGATTAGGCCGAGGCTTGAGGATAAGATCAATCTTATGCGAAGGCTCACTGAAAGGATAGATCCAAAATCAAGATCCATTAAAGAGATAAAAAATGAGATTCAAGAGCGCATGACAAAGTATGCCGCCCATGTCCGTAGCCTAGAGGGGATAAGGCGGGCGCTAAAGGAAGCATATATGCTGAAAGAAAACCTGCAAAACCGTCTCGTCTTATCCTCGAAGAGAGAACTGCTTGACGCGCTTGAAGTAAAAGAGCTGACACTAACACACATTGTATATCTTGAGGCCATGAGAGAGTACTTGGAAAAAGGCGGAGGGAGCAGGGGCTCCTACATAATACTAGACCCTAACGGTGTTTGCCCACTAGAAAAGCTAGAACCAGAATGGCGCTTCAAACCCTATGACGAGTCCCTAATGGATAGAATCTGCGAAGTGTGGCTTGACGAGAACATGAGTGTTAAAACTGAATGGATAAAGGTTCGGCCGATCCCGACCTCTGAGGGATGGTTTGAAAAGGTCTGGCAAGAATATAGAGAGGACAGAATAATAAGGTGA
- a CDS encoding sugar kinase, with protein sequence MDKKVVTFGEIMLRLSPPGFQRFIQARSFDATYGGGEANVAISLANFKIPVEFVTRLPPNDLGDACLNYIRQFGVKVDNVIRGGDRLGIYFLETGAVQRGSKVIYDRANSSFATITPGMISWEKVFTDACWFHWTGITPAVSKGAAEACLDAVQKAKAAGLTVSADLNYRAQLWKWGKTASEVMAELLRYADIAICNEEDAEKVFGIKAPGVDVISGKVEADKYLPVAQRLMEIFPNLKKVAITLRGSISASHNTWSGVLYDGKTFYKAPVYQITHIVDRVGGGDAFAAGLIYGLLKFGEDLQRVLNFAVAASCLKHTIVGDSNMIGVDEVERLAAGIASGRIAR encoded by the coding sequence ATGGACAAAAAGGTTGTAACCTTCGGCGAGATTATGCTCCGTCTTTCACCGCCAGGCTTTCAGAGGTTTATCCAAGCCAGATCCTTCGATGCGACCTATGGGGGAGGGGAAGCGAATGTGGCGATCTCGCTTGCCAACTTCAAGATTCCAGTTGAGTTCGTGACACGTCTCCCGCCCAATGATCTGGGGGATGCCTGTCTCAATTATATACGCCAATTTGGGGTAAAGGTTGATAATGTCATTCGAGGAGGAGACAGGCTCGGAATCTACTTCCTCGAGACAGGAGCAGTCCAGAGAGGAAGCAAAGTGATCTATGACAGGGCGAACTCCTCGTTTGCAACGATAACTCCGGGAATGATCAGCTGGGAAAAGGTCTTCACTGACGCCTGCTGGTTCCATTGGACAGGAATAACGCCAGCTGTGAGCAAGGGCGCTGCCGAAGCATGCTTAGATGCCGTCCAGAAGGCTAAAGCGGCGGGCTTAACGGTCTCCGCAGACCTGAACTATCGGGCACAGCTTTGGAAGTGGGGGAAGACAGCGAGTGAAGTCATGGCGGAGCTACTTAGATATGCTGACATAGCCATATGTAACGAGGAAGACGCAGAGAAAGTTTTTGGGATCAAAGCGCCGGGAGTAGACGTTATTTCGGGGAAGGTTGAAGCTGACAAGTACCTGCCAGTTGCGCAGAGACTTATGGAGATTTTTCCCAACCTGAAGAAGGTGGCTATTACCCTTAGGGGAAGCATTAGCGCAAGCCACAACACATGGTCAGGCGTCCTCTATGATGGGAAAACATTCTATAAGGCTCCTGTTTATCAGATAACGCATATCGTGGATAGGGTTGGCGGCGGAGACGCCTTTGCGGCGGGCCTCATATATGGGCTGCTGAAGTTCGGAGAAGATCTCCAGAGGGTTCTAAACTTCGCAGTTGCAGCCTCATGCCTAAAACATACGATTGTAGGGGATTCTAACATGATCGGTGTGGATGAAGTTGAAAGGCTTGCAGCAGGAATAGCGTCTGGAAGGATTGCAAGGTAA
- a CDS encoding PAS domain S-box protein — MCSQVVESALETIPKAQKTNVDNLPIKVLHVDDEEDFLSVAKECLELEGAFNVHTASSVDEAIEKMKKSEYDAIICDYFMPKKDGLTFLEMLRKDGNNIPFIIFTGKGGEEIAVRALNLGADGYINKNGDPHRVYCELAHIIGQAIEKRKSEKLLKLSEAKYRAVFDSSNDCILLLDLKGNIMDVNNVAMKYGFRKEDLIGRNVTEFVSLKDKLQLLKDIAKKLRGESVENLIEVKTPKGNVLAAYRCKPLVVDGRVVGIHAVLADVTKSKEMERNYQAVFENTGTAMCIIDEDNTLSLVNKEFEKISGYSKGEIEGKKKWTEFVTPEYRRIMEKYQVERRRKGGKAPTQYTFDFMNRNGQKRKMLINVGLLPGTKKSVASLLDITEYEETQKKIKKLSEALHESEETYRALINGMNDTAWVIGFDGKFIDVNDAAVRVLGYSRDELLKMGPPDIDSTLTEEQIRELIKNMPKDKIQVFETTHITKDGRIIPVEISSSLVTYKGKTAILSIARDLTERKKAEEKLRKTMDELRLANEKLSVVGKWTRHDARNKLSVIKSHIYLAKKKLPADHPALKHLNEVELACDQIVRIFDFASQYEMLGKEKRFYVNVGKSIDDAISLISNLNNIKIINNCYELTVLADSQLRQLFYNLIDNSVKHGKTVNQIKIHFEEDEDKLNLVYEDNGVGISDKVRRNLFKEGHGEVGGYGLYLAAKLCEIYGWKIDETGEYGKGAKFTLTIPKTNVEGEQLYKLHR, encoded by the coding sequence ATGTGTTCGCAAGTGGTAGAGTCCGCTCTAGAGACTATTCCTAAAGCACAGAAGACCAATGTCGACAATCTGCCAATAAAGGTCTTGCATGTTGATGATGAAGAAGATTTCTTGAGCGTTGCTAAAGAGTGTCTAGAGTTGGAGGGCGCCTTCAATGTACATACCGCATCATCCGTTGATGAGGCAATTGAGAAGATGAAAAAGTCGGAATACGACGCAATTATCTGCGATTATTTCATGCCTAAAAAAGATGGACTGACATTTCTGGAGATGTTAAGGAAAGATGGAAACAACATTCCTTTCATTATTTTTACAGGTAAGGGAGGAGAGGAGATAGCTGTAAGAGCATTAAACCTTGGGGCAGATGGTTACATCAATAAAAACGGCGACCCACACAGGGTCTACTGCGAACTTGCACATATTATAGGGCAAGCCATAGAAAAGAGGAAATCCGAGAAGCTTTTGAAGTTATCTGAAGCCAAGTATCGCGCGGTTTTCGATAGTTCAAATGACTGCATACTCCTGCTAGACCTGAAAGGCAACATTATGGATGTAAACAACGTCGCTATGAAATATGGATTCAGGAAAGAGGATCTAATCGGCAGAAACGTAACCGAATTTGTTTCGTTAAAGGATAAATTACAACTGCTCAAGGATATTGCCAAGAAACTGAGGGGAGAGTCAGTCGAAAACCTAATTGAGGTAAAGACCCCCAAGGGGAATGTTCTTGCTGCATATAGATGCAAACCCTTAGTCGTGGACGGACGGGTCGTCGGCATACATGCAGTATTGGCCGATGTCACAAAAAGTAAGGAGATGGAGAGAAACTATCAGGCAGTGTTTGAGAACACAGGCACAGCCATGTGCATAATAGATGAGGATAATACTCTCTCTTTAGTGAACAAAGAATTTGAGAAGATAAGCGGCTACTCAAAGGGGGAGATTGAAGGAAAGAAGAAGTGGACAGAGTTCGTAACCCCAGAGTATAGGCGGATTATGGAGAAATATCAAGTAGAGAGACGGAGGAAAGGCGGAAAGGCTCCTACCCAGTATACCTTTGACTTTATGAATAGAAACGGGCAAAAAAGAAAGATGCTCATAAATGTTGGATTGCTTCCAGGAACGAAGAAGTCAGTCGCCTCTCTCCTAGATATAACCGAATATGAGGAGACCCAGAAAAAAATCAAGAAACTCAGTGAAGCCCTCCATGAGAGTGAGGAGACATACCGAGCGCTCATTAATGGCATGAATGATACAGCATGGGTTATAGGCTTCGATGGCAAATTCATAGATGTCAACGATGCTGCAGTCAGGGTTTTAGGATACTCAAGAGATGAACTACTGAAGATGGGTCCACCGGACATCGACTCCACATTAACGGAGGAGCAGATCAGAGAGCTCATTAAAAATATGCCGAAGGACAAGATACAAGTCTTCGAGACCACCCATATTACCAAGGATGGAAGGATAATCCCCGTAGAGATTTCATCAAGCCTTGTAACATATAAGGGGAAAACAGCGATTCTAAGCATCGCGAGAGACCTCACAGAACGTAAGAAGGCAGAAGAAAAACTGAGAAAGACTATGGACGAGCTTAGGCTAGCCAACGAGAAGCTAAGTGTTGTAGGAAAGTGGACGAGGCATGACGCCCGAAACAAACTTTCGGTTATTAAGAGCCACATATACTTGGCAAAGAAGAAGCTGCCAGCTGACCATCCGGCCCTAAAGCATCTGAACGAGGTTGAACTGGCCTGCGATCAGATCGTCAGAATATTCGATTTTGCAAGCCAATATGAGATGCTGGGTAAGGAGAAAAGGTTCTATGTTAACGTCGGAAAAAGCATCGACGACGCAATCTCACTAATCTCAAACCTGAACAACATAAAGATTATCAACAATTGTTACGAGCTAACCGTACTTGCCGACTCTCAGCTGAGACAGCTATTCTATAACCTAATCGATAATTCAGTTAAGCACGGCAAGACCGTAAACCAGATAAAGATACATTTTGAGGAAGACGAGGATAAACTGAATCTAGTGTATGAAGATAATGGTGTTGGAATATCAGACAAAGTTCGGCGCAACCTCTTTAAGGAGGGACATGGAGAGGTAGGCGGCTATGGACTATACCTAGCCGCTAAACTCTGCGAAATATACGGCTGGAAGATAGACGAGACAGGAGAATACGGGAAAGGAGCAAAATTCACACTAACAATACCGAAAACAAACGTGGAAGGGGAGCAGCTCTACAAACTACATCGATGA
- a CDS encoding type II/IV secretion system ATPase subunit, which yields MTTLQAVSKKILEVWKVNEPFAYAVLAEYPFPHEIRYEVFEPTLTADEERSLKRIRDFLFEQIDVTMSDLGSEAEAAEYLKRLTMRIIRQFRIPVKKESLEKILYYIVRDYVGYGKIDVMMKDPLIEDISCNGVGLPIYVWHRDYESIPTNVVFDSEESLDSFIVRLAYRAGRMISVANPILDAALPDGSRIQLTLGRSVTRHGSTFTIRKFKTDPFTIVDLIRLNTLSSHMAAFFWLLIENKFNIFVCGPTASGKTTTLNCLSNFIHPDYKIVTIEETPEIRLHHKNWVRSVSRPGYGGSAEITLFDLLKAAMRQRPDYIIVGEVRGSEAYTLFQAMATGHGGLSSLHAESVPAAVHRLENEPINIPRTLIAGLNVITVQMRLEVNGKPARRTITTTEILGIDPRTNEIITNETFRYKPEADTYAYSGRSYSLERLAKNTGMTMREIEEEITGRMKILDWMVRHNMRSFSEVAEIIRGFYSNPDELYRRIKIGA from the coding sequence ATGACCACGCTCCAAGCTGTAAGCAAAAAAATTCTCGAGGTTTGGAAGGTTAATGAACCCTTCGCCTACGCCGTCCTAGCAGAGTATCCCTTTCCACATGAGATTAGATACGAAGTTTTTGAGCCTACTTTGACTGCTGATGAGGAGAGGAGCCTAAAAAGGATTAGGGACTTCCTTTTTGAACAGATCGATGTAACTATGTCTGATCTGGGATCCGAGGCGGAGGCGGCTGAATATTTAAAGAGACTTACAATGCGAATCATTAGACAATTCCGCATCCCAGTGAAGAAGGAAAGTCTAGAAAAAATTCTGTATTATATTGTCCGAGATTATGTGGGGTACGGTAAGATAGACGTTATGATGAAGGATCCGCTTATAGAGGATATCAGCTGCAATGGCGTGGGCCTCCCCATATATGTTTGGCATAGGGACTACGAGTCTATCCCAACGAATGTCGTCTTCGACTCTGAAGAGAGCCTTGACTCCTTCATTGTGAGGTTGGCTTACAGGGCTGGAAGGATGATATCAGTTGCCAATCCAATCTTGGATGCAGCGCTTCCGGATGGAAGCAGAATCCAGCTGACTCTGGGCAGAAGTGTGACCCGTCATGGCTCAACGTTCACTATCAGAAAATTTAAGACCGATCCTTTCACGATCGTCGATTTGATTAGGCTGAACACTCTTTCAAGCCATATGGCTGCTTTCTTCTGGCTCCTTATAGAGAACAAGTTCAACATCTTCGTTTGTGGTCCAACCGCATCTGGAAAGACGACTACCCTAAACTGCTTATCAAACTTTATCCACCCAGACTACAAAATCGTTACGATCGAGGAGACCCCTGAAATCCGCCTTCACCACAAGAACTGGGTTAGATCTGTCTCGAGACCAGGATATGGAGGCTCAGCTGAGATTACATTATTCGATCTCTTAAAGGCCGCTATGAGGCAGAGGCCCGACTACATAATCGTCGGGGAGGTTAGGGGTTCGGAGGCATACACTCTCTTTCAGGCGATGGCGACTGGACATGGCGGCTTATCTTCACTGCACGCCGAATCCGTTCCGGCGGCTGTTCATAGACTTGAAAACGAACCAATTAACATTCCAAGAACCCTCATAGCAGGTCTGAATGTGATAACTGTGCAGATGAGGTTGGAGGTTAACGGTAAGCCTGCCCGTAGAACGATCACTACAACCGAGATCCTAGGCATAGATCCGAGAACTAATGAGATAATTACCAACGAAACATTTCGGTATAAGCCTGAAGCCGACACATATGCCTATTCCGGAAGATCATACAGTCTTGAAAGACTTGCTAAGAATACTGGAATGACAATGAGGGAGATTGAAGAGGAAATCACGGGCAGGATGAAAATTCTCGACTGGATGGTCCGGCATAATATGAGAAGCTTCAGCGAGGTTGCAGAGATCATCCGCGGATTCTACTCTAACCCAGACGAGCTATATAGGAGGATAAAGATAGGAGCGTAG
- a CDS encoding CBS domain-containing protein — translation MAEVLLVRDVMTRSVKTVRVDSTVREAVQKMNKFDIGSIVVMDDKKPVGIITERDIMRKIVEQCVDPSLVKAGDIMSHPLITTDPDKSVEEAARLMAGKRIKKLPVVEDGKLVGIVTSMDIMNAAPKLASLLQELIRSGRSAEPTG, via the coding sequence ATGGCTGAGGTTCTTCTTGTTCGTGATGTGATGACTAGGTCCGTGAAAACTGTCAGGGTTGACTCTACTGTGAGGGAAGCAGTTCAGAAGATGAACAAATTTGACATAGGGTCGATTGTGGTTATGGATGATAAGAAGCCTGTCGGTATAATTACTGAGAGGGATATAATGCGGAAGATTGTTGAGCAATGCGTTGACCCCTCTCTCGTGAAGGCTGGCGACATAATGTCCCATCCCCTCATAACAACTGATCCTGACAAGAGCGTAGAAGAGGCCGCTAGGCTCATGGCGGGAAAAAGGATTAAGAAGTTGCCAGTGGTTGAAGATGGGAAGCTTGTCGGCATAGTTACGTCGATGGATATTATGAACGCGGCGCCAAAGCTTGCAAGTCTGCTGCAGGAACTGATACGATCGGGAAGGTCTGCTGAGCCGACTGGCTAG
- the purS gene encoding phosphoribosylformylglycinamidine synthase subunit PurS, whose product MEVNLKPGHSDPEGETTRESLLELKYPVKAVRVGKVYEIVVEASSLSEAEKIVEEMCLRLLANPVKDDFNFRIEEAE is encoded by the coding sequence GTGGAAGTAAACCTTAAGCCGGGCCATTCCGATCCTGAGGGCGAGACGACTCGAGAATCACTTTTGGAGCTGAAGTACCCTGTAAAGGCTGTGAGAGTAGGTAAAGTCTATGAAATAGTGGTAGAGGCGTCATCCCTCAGCGAAGCTGAGAAGATTGTTGAAGAGATGTGCCTAAGGCTACTAGCAAACCCTGTCAAAGATGATTTCAATTTCCGGATAGAGGAAGCTGAATGA
- a CDS encoding GH3 auxin-responsive promoter family protein, translating into MALLVLLFHDGEKCRLEYGDTVYVNVAPPFPAGFMLPQVEDVGIIKLVPNMNLPYKDKIEFFIFNYDKIDAAVMLSSALLTQVKPRIGKNIRLKGLLALDSVIADVNIEEIKQFVGVTPKTTYSSTEMQAPSVPSLEHPLGFIFDWRRNIIELHPISKGKISPETLVGLDSVDVGEVYQPVYTSLEGELTRYVIEDSIKCIAKGDSIIGSDYPVFKFHSRIGGEISLQNFTRITEDDLVASLRSGKVSFIDFVAKPMIDGCFEYLVIYLEHTCNKSSVDIAHAIHKYLYENDADYGSLVDFFGYLPIRVRAVPRGSSPDIWMIYKPDRSRKFP; encoded by the coding sequence ATGGCATTACTTGTTCTTCTCTTTCATGACGGCGAAAAATGTAGGTTGGAATACGGGGATACGGTGTACGTTAATGTGGCGCCGCCTTTTCCTGCCGGTTTCATGCTACCTCAAGTCGAGGATGTCGGCATAATAAAACTAGTTCCGAATATGAATCTTCCTTACAAAGACAAGATTGAGTTCTTCATTTTCAATTATGATAAGATTGACGCAGCTGTTATGCTTTCATCTGCGCTTTTGACTCAAGTTAAACCCAGAATTGGGAAAAATATTAGATTGAAGGGCTTGCTAGCTTTGGATTCCGTTATTGCTGACGTAAATATAGAAGAGATAAAGCAGTTTGTGGGAGTAACCCCAAAAACAACTTATTCTTCAACAGAGATGCAGGCGCCGAGCGTTCCCTCCCTTGAGCATCCATTGGGCTTCATCTTTGATTGGCGTAGAAACATAATTGAGCTGCACCCTATTTCAAAGGGGAAAATAAGCCCCGAGACTTTAGTTGGCTTGGATAGTGTGGATGTAGGCGAGGTTTATCAACCAGTATACACATCGCTTGAAGGGGAGCTCACAAGATACGTTATTGAGGACTCGATAAAATGTATAGCCAAAGGTGATAGCATAATAGGCTCAGATTACCCTGTTTTCAAGTTCCATTCTAGGATAGGCGGCGAAATTTCCCTTCAAAACTTCACTAGGATCACCGAGGATGATCTGGTTGCGTCTCTTAGGAGCGGTAAGGTGTCATTCATAGATTTTGTTGCAAAACCAATGATTGATGGATGCTTTGAGTATCTTGTAATTTACCTCGAGCACACTTGCAATAAGTCTTCCGTCGATATTGCTCATGCCATTCACAAGTATCTTTATGAAAATGATGCCGACTACGGAAGCCTTGTCGACTTCTTTGGATATTTACCTATAAGGGTGCGCGCCGTTCCTAGGGGGTCTTCGCCAGATATCTGGATGATATACAAGCCGGATCGATCCCGAAAGTTCCCATAG